A single region of the Amphiprion ocellaris isolate individual 3 ecotype Okinawa chromosome 4, ASM2253959v1, whole genome shotgun sequence genome encodes:
- the LOC118469601 gene encoding probable serpin E3 — protein sequence MKYQAAEVSFGQLRTGSDQRYTVLELPFLGRSLSLQVVLPSERKTLLSSLEAQLTQRHLASWDTGLRRTRMDIFLPRFRMQNKFNLRSVLPAMGISDAFNPTAADFTGISVEEGLYVSDAFH from the exons ATGAAGTACCAGGCTGCAGAGGTCAGCTTTG GTCAGCTCAGGACGGGATCGGATCAGCGCTACACGGTTCTGGAGCTGCCGTTCCTGGGCCGCTCCCTGAGCCTGCAGGTGGTTCTACCCAGCGAGAGGAAGACGCTACTGTCCTCCCTGGAGGCTCAGCTCACACAGCGCCACCTAGCGTCCTGGGACACCGGCCTGCGCAGAACCAGGATGGACATCTTCCTCCCAAG ATTCAGAATGCAGAACAAGTTCAACCTGAGGTCGGTGCTCCCCGCTATGGGCATCAGTGACGCCTTCAACCCCACAGCAGCCGACTTCACCGGGATCTCAG TGGAGGAGGGTCTCTATGTGTCTGATGCCTTCCATTAA